From the Cerasicoccus sp. TK19100 genome, the window AAGGTGAAGGCGACAAATCGCCTCATCGACTCGATCAAAAATACGCCGGCAAGTTGGATTTCCTCGAAGGAAATTACGTGATGGAAATTAGCATTGGCGAAGCATCCACCGATTGGTGGGCGCAGATGGAAGCAACCTACCAAGAACTAGTCGCTTCACTCGAATATGCGGATGCGCGACGTCTGGAAATTTCGCAAAAGGCGTGGGAATTGGCTTACGAAACGGACCGGCAGTTTTTCTTCGCCGACCCAGATCTGCGATTAAAGATCGGGCGGGAAGGTGAGGTTCTCTCGAAGCTCGAATTCATGCGCCGCATTCGGAAGCGCGCGTTGGACTTGGCCGAATATCGGGTGATTTTTGCTAGATCCGAGACACCATAGCCAAAGTGAAGCACGGATGCAGCGTCAAAGCCGGGCGCTTGTGGTCCTGAATCCAGGCGTGTGTTGCTCCATTGCCACCGGCTGTGATGCTCCCTACGGCCACGGGCGTAAAGGGCTTACGCCCATGAGCGAAGGCGAGTTACGTCCCGGGACGTAGATGGGCTACGTCCATGGACGTAAAGTCCAACACTGTCGTGGATGTTGCATCGAAACACGGCTGGATTCAGGGCAACATAGTGCTGGATTCTGGGTCACTGTCGGGGCGGCATTGCAGTGTAATGCAAGGTAGCGCGGCGCGTCTCCGCGCCGCAAGCTGGGCCCGAGAGCGGTATCAGTTCGTGAAATGGTGCCATGGCGCAACCCGTTATTCACGAACCGATGGGTACTAGTCGCCAATCCTTGCGGACCGAGACGGTCCGCGCTACCTTTTGCATGCTCGCTGTGCATTAAATGAACAGCAAGTGCATTCGTTGCCCTGAGGCGCACCGATTCGACACAATCAGGCATACTTCGATTAATTTGCTATTTTACTAATTAGCAACGACTTACCAACAAAGCGAGTCGCCCGAAAGTCCACTTGGCACGGCCCGCGCATCTATAGCGGGCATGGACACCTCTGAAAAACACAACTCTGCCTATCAATTTCTGATCATCTCGCTGGTCGCGGTGTTTGCGCTGTGGTTTGGGCTGCGGTTCGGGTCGACGACTGGCATCGGGCTCATGCTGCTGGGGCTGGCCTTTAGCGGTGCGGTTTACGGCATCTTCCGCATGCGACGTCACCGCAAGGCGCTGGAGCTGACGTTTGCACAGGGCCTCGCCTACTGGCCGATGTGGCTCCTGGTCAAGCTGCGCTACCGCGTCAACATCGAGGGGCTGGAAAACATGCCGCGCGAGGGCAAGGTGCTCGTCATCAGCAACCACGTTTCCTACATGGACGCCGTCGTGCTGGGCGTCTGCCTGCCGCGCAAGCTGCGCTTTTTGAGCAATGACACGCTGCAAACCAAGCCGATACTCGGCCCGATGCTCCGCCTGGCCGGTGTGGTGCCCGTTAGCCCGACCAAGGCGCGGGCAGCGATCCGCACCGCCGTGGAAAAGCTCGATGAGGGCGAGGCGGTGGTGATTTTCCCCGAAGGCCACCTGACGCGCGATGGCCTCGTGGCACCGTTTCAGGACGGTTTCCGCCTGATCGCCCGCAAGGCAAATGCCCCCGTGCTGCCGGTTTACCTTGACGGATTGTGGGGCTCCATTTTCAGTTTTGAGGGTGGCCGCTTCTTCTGGAAGCTGCCGCGCCGGGGACGACCGCAGATTCGCATCGTCGTCGGCAATCCCATCTCTACCGACATGTCTGCTGCCGAAGCTCGCCAAACCGTCCTCGATCACGGGGCCGACGCCTTCCAGGAAAAGCCCGAACTGACCGGCCATTTGGGCGGGTGGGTCATCGACCGCCTCAGCGAGCGCCTGGACGACATCGCCGTCGTCGACCACGCCATGGGGCGCAAGGAAATGAAGGCCGGCGTGCTGTGCGCTGTCGCGCTGAACCTGTCCCAATCGATCCGCGAGCACTGCCCGGAAAAGCGCGTGGGCATCGTCCTGCCCCCCGGCCTGGGCGGCATCATTGCGAACCTGGCCGTGTCGCTGGCCGGCAAGACGCCGGTCAATCTAAACTTCACCCTCGGCAAGGCGGCGCTAGAGCGTTGTTTCGAAAAGGCCGAGCTACGGACCGTTATTTCGGCCGCCGCCGTGCGCACGCAGATCGATGGCCGGATGCCGGGCTTCCCCTGGCCGGAGCACACGCTCGACGTCAAGGAGATGCTCGAAGCGCTGCCGAAGTGGAAAATTATCAAGACCCTGATCGGCCTCAAGCTGACCGGCTCCAAGGCCGCGCGCCGCCGTTTCGACGTGCCCGAGCGCGGCGACAATGCCGAGGCCGCGCTGCTCTTCACCAGTGGCAGCGATGGCGATCCGAAGGGCGTCGTCCTAACGCACCGCAACATCATCGG encodes:
- a CDS encoding AMP-binding protein yields the protein MDTSEKHNSAYQFLIISLVAVFALWFGLRFGSTTGIGLMLLGLAFSGAVYGIFRMRRHRKALELTFAQGLAYWPMWLLVKLRYRVNIEGLENMPREGKVLVISNHVSYMDAVVLGVCLPRKLRFLSNDTLQTKPILGPMLRLAGVVPVSPTKARAAIRTAVEKLDEGEAVVIFPEGHLTRDGLVAPFQDGFRLIARKANAPVLPVYLDGLWGSIFSFEGGRFFWKLPRRGRPQIRIVVGNPISTDMSAAEARQTVLDHGADAFQEKPELTGHLGGWVIDRLSERLDDIAVVDHAMGRKEMKAGVLCAVALNLSQSIREHCPEKRVGIVLPPGLGGIIANLAVSLAGKTPVNLNFTLGKAALERCFEKAELRTVISAAAVRTQIDGRMPGFPWPEHTLDVKEMLEALPKWKIIKTLIGLKLTGSKAARRRFDVPERGDNAEAALLFTSGSDGDPKGVVLTHRNIIGNALQVTECGVLPKGETLMANLPIFHSFGFTVQIWTALGVGVKVVATPSPLDFKKAADAIEQEQCTILLGTPTFFRPYLKRVEPEKLKTLKIVVAGAEKTPAGFHDAWEERFPGSHYLEGYGLTETTPVVSCNVPDVPSDGQAPATIRKRRGSVGKLFKGMAARIECPDSGQELPIDQVGILCLRGVNIFDGYLGDPERTKDVIDDEGWFRTGDLARCDSDGFLYIEGRLSRFSKIGGEMVPHGTVETTLAKAFDVAESETPQMAVSARNDDAKGEALVLFTTLDIDEATVRDKAKDAGLANLWTPKIVRKVEVIPMLPTGKLDLKGLKKLAEEA